A window of the Lolium perenne isolate Kyuss_39 chromosome 7, Kyuss_2.0, whole genome shotgun sequence genome harbors these coding sequences:
- the LOC127300836 gene encoding uncharacterized protein, with protein sequence MKHDGGVRSSCSKGGWQHSCACSAARTRAWHPPHAFAAYGRRPDGGSGVSRACRGFGFDGTERDEAAAAGGNAGGDLVGDGADPFSGPFAGVVAPEARRSGGGGGGGGFGWRRGFAPAAPPPPKRRAVSPTRRLLPFSGRETAAPVVRSGGEEVLRVGASPSHGGFGREEGVLLPAVLDKVVAAKGGALAKDLYPPDGPNAMVGKASHDSVGSAGFLEINGAGWFSGARSDNKHMETLAVQAQELEEGEIADTMEIVQGMIKNDALIERQELEEGEIAATMDNVEDMNKNVLDGLIDGHKSEEGHIMDIVGVMAKEDLDVPVEGHEMERMDIVVATNKDALCGSVDGQELEEGEIASPLDIVEAMNVDTLDGAVQVQELKQGVIAATMDTVESMNNQAWHGVVVVVQESEESDIAAAMDIVKGTNKDTFVGPVEDWESEDEIAAKVYAQEPDNSEIATKSGHTLQQSQFSVHVVPCDSTGGGIMRKKIKFTVGKTVQPPVIPNHMSQLVTLDRPFTSTSANTMKKFKATQSKPVSINLASASSLASKEKRKFEPVFVSKEKLRGKTAVYLEDDDVLNAVAVHGGNLELCLSAPSRVRSVWRQGPHGGGQSAGPRRRVRSMCKRFQFLCRFLAQAVKQGSIKLPRVDLAADHVIKKLPDYIKYGSIVGEVDGVEVGDEFLFRVELAIVGLHNPFRAGIDTTKDTDGEPIAVSIVASGGYLDEYSRSGELIYIGSGGNAGGTDQDGDQKLERGNLALKNCIERGIPVRVTHGFKTPNKGEGSHSIGKEIPKFIYDGLYHVVGFWQDGVPGSMVFKYKLRRIPGQPKLPLHVAKWLRKSVVRPR encoded by the coding sequence ATGAAGCACGACGGCGGCGTGCGGTCTTCGTGCTCAAAGGGCGGCTGGCAACACAGCTGTGCCTGCTCCGCCGCGCGCACGCGCGCTTGGCATCCTCCTCATGCTTTCGCTGCGTACGGCCGTCGACCGGATGGGGGGAGCGGCGTGTCCCGTGCTTGCCGCGGGTTTGGCTTCGATGGAACGGAGCGCgatgaggcggcggcggcgggaggcaatGCGGGTGGTGATTTGGTCGGGGACGGTGCGGACCCGTTCTCCGGCCCATTTGCGGGCGTGGTGGCGCCTGAGGCCaggcgaagcggcggcggcggcggaggtggtgggtttgggtggaggaggggaTTTGCGCCTGCCGCACCTCCGCCGCCCAAGCGGAGGGCCGTGTCCCCTACCCGACGACTCCTGCCCTTCTCCGGGAGGGAGACGGCTGCTCCGGTCGTGCGCAGCGGCGGCGAGGAGGTCTTGCGCGTCGGAGCTTCGCCTTCTCATGGTGGTTTTGGTCGCGAGGAGGGAGTCTTGCTGCCGGCTGTGCTGGACAAGGTGGTGGCTGCAAAGGGCGGTGCTTTAGCCAAGGACTTGTATCCTCCTGATGGTCCCAATGCCATGGTGGGGAAAGCATCACACGATTCAGTTGGGAGTGCAGGTTTCTTGGAAATCAATGGGGCAGGATGGTTCTCTGGAGCTCGGAGTGATAACAAGCACATGGAAACTCTAGCAGTACAAGCTCAGGAATTGGAAGAGGGCGAGATCGCTGACACAATGGAAATCGTGCAAGGTATGATCAAGAATGATGCTTTAATAGAGCGCCAGGAACTTGAGGAGGGTGAGATCGCTGCCACGATGGACAATGTGGAAGATATGAACAAGAATGTCTTGGATGGACTGATAGACGGACACAAATCGGAGGAGGGCCACATCATGGACATTGTGGGAGTTATGGCCAAGGAAGATTTGGATGTACCAGTAGAGGGACACGAAATGGAGAGGATGGACATTGTTGTCGCAACGAACAAGGATGCTTTGTGTGGATCAGTAGACGGCCAGGAATTGGAGGAGGGTGAAATTGCTTCCCCCTTGGACATAGTGGAAGCAATGAACGTCGATACTTTGGATGGAGCAGTACAAGTCCAGGAACTTAAACAAGGTGTGATTGCTGCCACCATGGACACAGTGGAGTCTATGAACAATCAAGCTTGGCATGGAGTAGTAGTAGTGGTTCAGGAATCGGAGGAAAGCGACATTGCTGCTGCCATGGACATTGTGAAAGGTACAAACAAGGATACGTTTGTTGGACCAGTGGAAGACTGGGAATCGGAGGATGAGATTGCTGCCAAGGTGTATGCTCAAGAGCCGGATAACAGTGAGATTGCTACAAAATCAGGCCATACCTTGCAGCAGTCTCAATTTTCTGTTCATGTTGTTCCGTGTGACTCTACAGGTGGTGGCATCATGAGAAAGAAGATAAAATTTACAGTTGGAAAAACAGTCCAGCCACCTGTTATACCGAATCATATGTCACAGTTGGTAACTCTGGATAGACCCTTTACCTCTACAAGTGCTAATACCATGAAGAAGTTCAAGGCAACTCAAAGTAAGCCTGTTTCCATTAATCTTGCCTCTGCATCTTCACTGGCTAGCAAGGAGAAGCGTAAATTTGAACCTGTGTTTGTTAGCAAGGAGAAACTGAGGGGTAAAACAGCCGTCTACTTGGAAGATGATGATGTTTTAAATGCAGTTGCTGTTCATGGAGGAAATCTTGAGCTATGCCTGAGTGCTCCCTCACGTGTTCGTTCTGTATGGCGCCAAGGGCCACATGGAGGAGGACAGAGTGCTGGTCCTCGTCGCAGAGTCAGGTCGATGTGCAAGAGGTTTCAGTTTTTATGCAGGTTCCTTGCTCAAGCTGTGAAGCAGGGTTCGATCAAGCTTCCAAGAGTTGACCTTGCAGCTGACCATGTCATCAAGAAATTACCAGATTACATCAAATATGGGTCAATTGTGGGCGAAGTTGATGGAGTTGAAGTGGGCGATGAATTTCTTTTCAGAGTAGAGTTGGCCATTGTTGGTCTTCACAACCCCTTCAGGGCAGGCATTGACACCACTAAGGACACTGACGGTGAGCCTATTGCAGTAAGCATAGTTGCTTCAGGAGGTTATCTTGACGAATATTCTAGGTCAGGTGAATTGATATACATCGGCTCTGGAGGAAATGCTGGTGGTACCGATCAGGATGGGGATCAAAAGCTTGAACGTGGGAACCTTGCCTTGAAAAATTGCATCGAAAGAGGGATACCTGTCCGAGTAACTCATGGCTTCAAAACTCCAAATAAGGGAGAAGGCAGCCATTCAATAGGCAAAGAAATCCCAAAATTCATCTATGATGGGCTCTACCATGTGGTTGGTTTCTGGCAAGATGGTGTACCAGGTTCAATGGTCTTCAAGTACAAACTACGAAGGATTCCTGGACAGCCAAAACTTCCTCTGCACGTAGCCAAATGGTTGCGGAAATCTGTGGTGCGTCCGCGCTGA